GGGTTGGATTTTCCATTGCATGAAGATGGGGTTCAGTGTGGTCTATTCTTCTGGTATAAAGAAGGGGAGGTTGGGAAGTTGGAGGGGTAATGTTGGTGGTTGGTTGTGAGAGGGCATGTTCCATTGTTGCTGCATCTCCTGAATCAGAGTGGGGTTGAGGTTGGGAGATAGAGGTTGAAGGATTTGATTGAGCCATGTCTGGTTGACATAGTAATTCATTGCAAGATGCATTCCTTTGAAAACTAGTTGTGCGAGATACTGAGGGTTTTGGATTATTAGGAAAGTCTCCTGGACATTGATCATCATGTTGAAGGAGATGGCATGGCCCATGAGGCCCATCTCCAGCCAAGAAAGAGGTTGATGGTTCTGGGCTGGTGGAGGAGAAGTTTAGTAGTGGGGTGGATTGGGCAGTGGGAGAGGGAGGTTGTTCATGGCTGTTTGGTATTGATGATTGAGTATTTGAATTAGGTTTAGCCTCCTTCTGAGAGATAGTGGAATTCGTGGCATGGTTGTCACCTTGGTTTATAAGGGATTCTGATGGAGAAGAAGAGTGTGGAGTAGTAGGAATAGGTAGGTGAATACTTATAGAATCTATAGGCATGCAAACCGTTTGAGGCGTGGATGGATTACCAAAATATTTGGGGCAGAATTTCAGTGAACTCTGAAGATTTCGATCTGCCATTTGCCTGTTGCATGCAGTGGTTGTTGACAAGTGTGAGGTGGTAATTACAGTAGAGGGTGGGATGGAGGCTTCGAGTGCATGCATCTGACTAGGGGTTTGGGTTAGCTTTGATGTGTCTATTGGCATGTGAGGTTTAGTAGTAGGATTAGTAGAGTTAAAATCATTTAGGCGTGGATCATTAGAGGAAGAAACTGGTAATGATGTAGTTAGACAGTCTGCCATATGGCCATCATCGAGGAAAAGGGGTTCCATGTCAGCCTCCATGCATTGGGCGATCATAGAGTCTGTTCTGCTAGTAGAGGTGGTATTGTCAGTGTCTGTGGGATGGATTTGTAGCTTTGCAAATTGATTTGTGTATTCCTGAATTTTGAGAGTAGGAGTATTCATGTGGGAGTGTAATCGTTGCTTATTGGTCCAAGTTTGTCGGAGGCaattttattaacatatttcaGATTTTGAGTGTTTAAAAACTTACACGTTTCAGCATAAAAAATTCGAACCTTTATACCTATATTATCAGGAGAGGGGTTTTGTTGTTGAGATGGAGAGGTCTTCTTTCTGGAGAAGGAGACTGTGTGCCATTCCTCTCTAAGCTCGTTGGTGGTTGATGAAGGGAGGACTGGTGGTTGTTGTGGAGTATTGGGGCTTGCATATGGACAACTGCCTTGAGTGTGGCCAAGTCTCTCACAATTCTTGCATAGAAAATGCTCCCCTTCGTATTGTATGACTTGACGATGCTTGCCTATGTAAATGTGTGATTTAACTGGGGAATCCATTGGGAGTTAGAGGCAGAGTCTAGCATATCTGCCTCTTAAAGTGGTAGAGGTGAATGCATTGGTCTTTACTAGCTTCCCTATTTTATTACCAATTTTTTGTAGGATGAGGGAATCATAGAACTCAGTGGGAAGGTTAGGTAATCGAACCCAAACTGCACTGATGTGTGGTCTGGCTTCAGAGGCAACAAAATTTGGGGACCATCGTTGTAAAGACAGATAAGAACCATTGATGAACCAAGGTCCTCCATTGAGGGCCTTGAACATGTTTTTTCAATGGCGAATTTAACTATGTAGTAGTCTGACCCTAAGTCTATTAAAGGAAAGGATTTTGAATATTTCCACATATCTTGTAGCTTCCTTTTTAGATAGAGATGTTGGACTCGTTTGCCTAATAATTTGATGATGAGAGAGTGCCTCCAAGGATAATAGATGCGCTGCAAATCCTCCGAGGAGAGGTTTACTTGTAATTCTTCTGACTGAATTGGTTGATCTTGTTCCATGGTGGCAGTAGAGTTAGCCATTTCTATTTCTCTTGTACCGTTTGGAAGTTGCATAGATATGAGGTGGTCAGGGGAATTTGAGAGGAGAATTGCTTTGAAAGAAGGGATAGAATCATGGGGGTGGCGGGTGAGATAGAGTTTGGATCTTGAGTAGATGGAATAGGAGATGAATCTGGTGGTTTTGGAGGAATAGAGGAAGGTGGTAATGATGGAGAAGTAAAGAGCGTTTCTTCCATTCCACTTAATATTTTAACCCAGTATACTCATAATTGAGTACTATAAGTTTGTCGTGACTTCCAAGCGTTTGTGGAGACCATGGGCGGATGCAAAGGTAGAGGTTATGAATTTGGTTGAGCCCAATAATTTTGGCTCAAACTGTGTATTTGTGTTAAGaaatttattatataaaaatattaaatttttaaCCAAGTAACCCAACTGTCCAGTGAGCTCGGTGGTAGAACCCATAAAGTTCAAATTTTGAATCCACCTCTAGTAGAGATATCTTCGATTATTCCTATTCCATACAGACGCATGCATGTACTAGGTTCGAGGCATGCCGTACCTCCTCCCCCACTCCTTCCCGAGGCACATGCAACAAATTATATTGAAACCATGTGTTTTCAATGCGGAACATAAAAGTATATATCtaaaaaatcattaaagtttcaaaTATTTCTTGGAAAAATGGGCTTgtaataattaaaatattttatttagatTTTAATTATTTCAGACCGTAAAATAGTCCATAAACATGAGCCCAATTATAAATGTGATAATTAGATATTAGGTTGTGCACATTATGTGCTTGCTACATTTAGTGAGACTCGTTAGTGTTTCAATATTTGCAGCTAGGTCCTCCTCTAACCTTTATATAGGGCATGTATGTGGCTGATTTGGATTATCTATCAAGAGAGTGACTAATGGAAAGGAA
The Nicotiana sylvestris chromosome 11, ASM39365v2, whole genome shotgun sequence DNA segment above includes these coding regions:
- the LOC104246932 gene encoding cell wall protein RBR3-like encodes the protein MSKALREAMQLSKDLKMRCGLKVTLDHGKGIKEYTNQFAKLQIHPTDTDNTTSTSRTDSMIAQCMEADMEPLFLDDGHMADCLTTSLPVSSSNDPRLNDFNSTNPTTKPHMPIDTSKLTQTPSQMHALEASIPPSTVITTSHLSTTTACNRQMADRNLQSSLKFCPKYFGNPSTPQTVCMPIDSISIHLPIPTTPHSSSPSESLINQGDNHATNSTISQKEAKPNSNTQSSIPNSHEQPPSPTAQSTPLLNFSSTSPEPSTSFLAGDGPHGPCHLLQHDDQCPGDFPNNPKPSVSRTTSFQRNASCNELLCQPDMAQSNPSTSISQPQPHSDSGDAATMEHALSQPTTNITPPTSQPPLLYTRRIDHTEPHLHAMENPTPPQPNSTSGGPSISHARKYPSKQSSSNIKPGSRRGGLRPLPP